One genomic segment of Nitrospirota bacterium includes these proteins:
- the rplT gene encoding 50S ribosomal protein L20 — MPRAKGGTKTRARHKKRLKLAKGYYGAKSKLFRSATEQVDKGLQYAYRDRKARKRDFRRLWIARINAAAGLAGISYSRFINALKNAKVGLNRKMLAEMAINDEAGFNKIVELAKQTIAAAA; from the coding sequence ATGCCTCGAGCTAAAGGCGGAACCAAAACTAGAGCACGACATAAAAAAAGATTAAAATTGGCAAAAGGGTACTACGGCGCCAAGAGCAAGCTTTTCCGATCGGCCACCGAACAGGTCGACAAGGGGCTTCAATACGCTTATCGGGATCGTAAAGCCAGAAAAAGGGACTTTAGAAGATTATGGATTGCCAGAATTAACGCGGCCGCCGGGTTGGCCGGAATTTCTTACAGCCGGTTTATCAATGCGTTGAAAAACGCGAAGGTCGGTTTAAACAGGAAAATGTTGGCCGAAATGGCGATTAACGATGAAGCCGGATTTAATAAAATCGTGGAGCTTGCCAAGCAGACAATCGCTGCGGCAGCTTAA
- the rpmI gene encoding 50S ribosomal protein L35, with protein sequence MPKIKSHKGMAKRVKITGTGKVMVKRAGERHLLTTKTGKRKRSLKVEGVLIPAEEKMVKKLLPYGGGR encoded by the coding sequence ATGCCGAAAATAAAATCCCATAAAGGGATGGCAAAACGAGTAAAAATTACAGGAACAGGAAAGGTCATGGTGAAAAGAGCCGGGGAACGGCATTTGCTCACCACCAAAACGGGCAAAAGAAAAAGGAGTTTAAAAGTCGAAGGGGTGTTGATTCCGGCCGAAGAAAAAATGGTCAAGAAGCTCCTGCCTTACGGCGGCGGAAGATAA
- a CDS encoding translation initiation factor IF-3 encodes MAKLNVNQGIRAKEVRVIDAEGTQLGVMLTREAIKKAEETGLDLVEVAPTSNPPVCRIMDYGKYKYEQSKKQHSAKLHSKTAQLKEIKLRPYTDIHDLEVKIRHSAEFLAEGHKVKVSLMFRGRENVNQSIGRALMNRFMEKISVHGTIEQLPKMEGNTLVMIVVPKSDKGPKSQKPPAVKPTGPPKEIKQE; translated from the coding sequence ATCGCAAAATTAAACGTTAACCAGGGCATTAGGGCCAAAGAGGTTCGGGTCATCGACGCGGAAGGAACCCAGTTGGGGGTTATGCTCACCCGCGAAGCCATTAAAAAAGCAGAAGAAACCGGATTAGACCTGGTAGAAGTCGCACCCACTTCAAACCCGCCGGTCTGCAGAATAATGGATTATGGAAAATATAAATATGAACAGAGTAAAAAACAACATTCTGCCAAGCTTCATTCCAAAACGGCGCAGCTGAAGGAGATTAAGCTCCGGCCCTATACTGATATTCATGATCTGGAAGTCAAAATAAGACATTCAGCGGAATTTTTAGCGGAGGGACACAAGGTAAAAGTGTCATTGATGTTTCGTGGCAGAGAAAATGTCAATCAATCCATTGGCCGGGCATTAATGAATCGGTTCATGGAAAAAATCTCCGTTCATGGAACCATTGAACAGCTCCCTAAAATGGAAGGGAACACGCTGGTGATGATTGTTGTTCCAAAGTCGGATAAAGGCCCAAAAAGTCAAAAACCGCCGGCGGTTAAACCAACGGGACCACCAAAGGAAATTAAACAGGAATAA
- the thrS gene encoding threonine--tRNA ligase, with amino-acid sequence MPETIQITVNHQLKVNFPTGITYLEVLEKLPKPFHQGVGIKVNGQLKDIREPIKENIEAEVLTFETREGQDIFHHSTAHLMAQAVKELFPTAKVAIGPPIDDGFYYDFEYERPFTPEDLVKIENKMKELAKADEPYLREEISRDKAVDLFQKTGEDYKVEIVEDLDPSSAITLYHQGSFTDLCRGPHLPSTGRIPAFKLLHTAGAYWRGDEKNKMLQRIYGTSFPSQEALDQYLNRLEEIKKRDHRKLGRELDLFSIHEEVGPGLVLWHPKGAMVRKTIEDYWREEHLENGYELVSTPHIARIDLWKKSGHLEFYKENMFSPIEVDGADFELKPMNCPFHILIFKSRIRSYRDLPIRFAELGTVYRYERSGVLHGLMRVRGFTQDDAHLFCRLDQIEEEILKVILFTQATLSKFGFDEYEIYLSTRPDHYVGSLENWEKATAALEKGLKDSGLSYEIDPGGGAFYGPKIDLKIKDVLGRSWQCSTIQVDFALPQRFDITYRGTDGKEHQPIMIHRALMGSIERFFGVLIEHYAGAFPAWLAPVQVSVIPITDKQHPYANQLSAELEKKNIRFEIDSRNEKLGQKIREAQVQKIPYMLIVGEKEVQARQISIRKRNGEELKSQTLDQFISIFNQDINSVGVADGVNEI; translated from the coding sequence ATGCCAGAAACAATCCAGATTACAGTGAATCATCAGCTTAAGGTGAACTTTCCAACAGGGATCACTTATCTCGAAGTTTTAGAAAAATTACCCAAGCCTTTTCATCAGGGCGTCGGGATAAAGGTCAACGGACAACTCAAAGACATTAGAGAGCCGATAAAAGAAAATATCGAAGCCGAGGTCCTGACGTTCGAAACCCGGGAAGGCCAGGATATTTTTCACCACTCCACCGCTCACTTGATGGCTCAGGCGGTTAAGGAACTTTTTCCGACCGCAAAGGTGGCCATCGGTCCTCCGATAGACGATGGATTTTATTACGACTTTGAATATGAACGCCCCTTTACGCCCGAAGACCTTGTTAAAATTGAAAATAAAATGAAAGAGCTGGCTAAAGCGGATGAACCTTATTTACGCGAAGAGATCTCCAGGGATAAAGCGGTGGATTTATTTCAAAAAACAGGAGAAGACTACAAAGTTGAAATTGTCGAAGACTTGGATCCTTCCTCTGCCATTACGCTTTACCATCAGGGCAGTTTTACAGATCTTTGCAGAGGTCCCCATCTGCCTTCAACCGGAAGAATTCCTGCTTTTAAGCTTTTACACACCGCCGGCGCCTATTGGAGGGGAGATGAAAAAAATAAAATGCTGCAGCGGATCTATGGGACTTCTTTTCCCTCTCAGGAAGCGCTGGACCAATATTTAAACCGTTTGGAAGAGATTAAAAAAAGGGATCATCGAAAGTTAGGGCGTGAGCTCGACCTGTTTAGTATTCATGAAGAGGTCGGACCGGGGCTGGTGCTTTGGCATCCCAAGGGGGCCATGGTTCGAAAAACAATCGAAGATTACTGGCGTGAAGAACATTTGGAAAATGGGTATGAACTGGTCAGCACCCCCCACATTGCCCGAATCGATCTCTGGAAAAAAAGCGGCCACCTGGAATTTTATAAAGAAAATATGTTCTCTCCGATCGAAGTGGACGGCGCCGATTTTGAGTTAAAGCCGATGAATTGCCCTTTTCATATTCTCATTTTTAAATCGAGGATTCGGAGTTATCGGGATCTCCCGATCCGGTTTGCCGAGTTGGGAACGGTTTACCGGTATGAGAGATCCGGTGTATTGCATGGGTTAATGAGAGTCAGAGGCTTTACTCAGGATGATGCCCATTTATTCTGCCGGCTGGATCAGATCGAAGAAGAGATCTTAAAGGTTATTCTATTTACCCAGGCAACCCTGAGTAAATTTGGGTTTGATGAATACGAAATTTACCTCTCCACCCGCCCGGATCATTATGTGGGAAGTTTGGAAAATTGGGAAAAGGCAACAGCCGCGCTGGAAAAAGGATTAAAAGACTCCGGTCTTTCTTATGAAATTGACCCCGGAGGAGGGGCATTTTACGGCCCAAAAATTGATTTAAAAATCAAAGACGTCTTGGGACGGTCCTGGCAATGTTCAACCATTCAGGTTGATTTTGCTCTTCCTCAGCGGTTTGACATCACCTACCGGGGAACAGACGGGAAAGAGCACCAGCCGATTATGATTCATAGAGCCTTGATGGGTTCCATTGAACGGTTTTTTGGCGTTCTCATCGAACATTACGCAGGGGCGTTTCCTGCCTGGCTGGCTCCTGTCCAGGTATCGGTCATCCCCATAACGGATAAACAGCACCCCTATGCAAATCAACTGTCAGCTGAATTAGAAAAAAAGAATATCCGGTTTGAAATAGACTCCCGGAATGAAAAACTCGGACAAAAAATCAGAGAAGCCCAGGTTCAAAAAATTCCTTACATGTTGATTGTCGGTGAAAAGGAGGTCCAGGCCCGGCAGATTTCCATCCGAAAGAGAAACGGAGAAGAACTCAAAAGCCAAACATTAGACCAGTTTATTTCCATTTTTAATCAAGATATTAATTCCGTCGGTGTCGCCGACGGGGTTAATGAAATTTAA